AGGTTGTCCCTCTTCTCCTGCCTCAGGACGGTTGGTCAGGCTGCTCTCTGAAGTTAAAGAGACAGGAGACAGCATGCCAACAGATTCTTGcccaacacacactctgtctctctccccatacacactccctgtcacacacactccttctgctctcccctcccacatACACTTCCGTTGAAaagcagctgagaatctagtAAAGGATGTCCGTGGAAGGATGGGGTTAAAACCTGCATGGTGATGCTATACCTGCTCCATGGGAAATGCAAaaccttcccaaagcaccctgaggccagttgcacagtgagaTAGCTTGCTAGGCACAGTGCACTGCTCCCTGTGCCCATGCTAGAGCTGCTACTGTGGATGTCCTCTGCTGACTCAagaagcatagtgtggacatgcaacagagGTTTAATTAAAGGGCTTTAATTAAAGTGGCATAACTTTTTTCCACAAAACTCTGtcctgtagacaaggcctgagattACTTCCAAAAATGTCTAGAGATAGTTTTGTAGGGATCTTTTTCTGTAGTTTATTcatattttccacttttatgctgTTCAAGCTAATATTTTAGTACTTGAGTACTTTTCCTTATGTTCTCCTAAGCTATTTTCCTCTCTAAAAACATTTATCAAACTGTGATACTGGTCTCTGTGCAGAGTCTGTGATCTTTGCAAAGCAAGGTTGAAGCTTCTGAACGGAAatttgaaaagttttgaaatttgaaaatacATATTGTTTATGTATTTGTTAAGAACTCAATAGCAGTGGAACTATGTGACCTATATAGAGCCCCTTGCAGAACCCTCTGAGGAATCTTTGAAATTTGTTGTGCTTCTTCAGCTGTGCTTTCAGATAGTGAATCTCTGAGATGCTAGTTGCCGGGGTACTACGCGAATGTGAAATGAGGGAGATCAGGGAAACGTTAAAGTAAAATAGAGCAGTCTAAGGAAATGTAAACTGCGCTTTATTTTTCCATCAAATGCTTTGCAATGGGAGTGGCCAGCAGTGGCTGGGGTTTCAAGCGGAAGGTCTTGTAGAAGGAAGGTCTTGTAGAAGGAAGAGGCAATGTTTACTTAAATCCTATGAAATCACCATTATTTACAGCTTCTGGAGTTTATGAACCCATAACAATCAACACCGATGTGAAAGACCCCTATTACATGTATAGCAGTGATATAGTGGCTGATTATGGCATCAATAGGATTTTTGCAGGCAGCAAGTCATTGTCCAGGTTGTTAGTATTTGATTAAAATGACAACGGCTCCTTCATTTTATTACGTCTTCAGAACAGCACTTCTCCATTTAATCACCTGGTTCGCAGAGCAACGAAAGCTGATTATCTTGTGACCAAGGTGGTGACTGCAAATGGAGATTCTGGTCAGAATTCTTGTCCTTCCTACCAATTCCTAAAGACCACTGATATAGCTCTCTTCACAGTCGGAGTGAAAATGGGGAACAAAAATCACAATACCAATTATGGAGCGAGACTTCTTTAAGCAAAATCTAGATGTCATTCTTAAAGACAATGGACGCTTGCCCCAATCCACTTCTGCGATGCTAAATTTACTGCTATTGGATGGGTTTTCATATGCGCATGTGCAAGTCAGTACATAACTACGGAATAGGACTGTGATGGGGTATTGAGTATATACTTCGTTATCTCTTTGGCTTCAATTTGTTGTTCTACTTGTTTCTGTTGTGGCCTGTATTAccataaaatatacaaaacaagAGAATCAGGAGAAAGACACTGATCTGCTTCTTCCAGTTGCCATGGGAGACACATTTGTTCCGAATCATTGTGTAGAAGCCAGGACTGGATCCCTTCCCCACACTTCCCTATATGATGTTTGCTTAACAAGTAGGTCCGTCACTAGTTAGTTCTAGTTTATTAGGCCGCGGTTTCCTAGTTTTCCTCTTGGGCACCCTAATAAGCAAAGGAACCATAGGACTTCGAGATTTCCAGGATATCGCTATCGTCGTGGACGAAAGagaagagatgggacaggggaTCCACTTGTAGTAACTTCTTTACTTAGCTAGCTGTGAAGAATAAAAGTATTGGCATGTGAGAGAAGAAACTGTGGTGTGGAAGGATCACAGTTACATTGACTATTATATAATTTTGCAACTCTCTATCTCCTCCAATCGGTAATAATCTACCTTAGTATTCCACACTGTTTACTGTGAAATGTTATAACCACAATATGTACTTAAGAGAGAAATCTTTGCTATGCAGTTAATAACTGCACATAGTAAGTTTAAAATGTGAACATAAGACATAGCATGTCTATTTTAGCTGAGCCACAAGGTGGCGATATTAGCAAAGATGGTGCTGAAAATGCAGCTTTTCGGACTCCGTCAGCCCTCAGTGGAAGCCGCACTCAGACTTCTGAATCCAGAAGACAACGGCTCTGCGCCGGGAACGGGTGACAAAGGATTACAGGGAAAGGGCGGATGGAATAATTACAAATAAAGTCAATATTGGAGGACAAATCGTTTACTTTCTAGCACAACATATGAATGGCTGCTGCAGCTTTGCAGAGAGGCCTGTGTTTCAGATCTGACCCGGGAAAGGCTGACGGAATGGAGACTCGCTCCAGGAAAAGGCAAGTTGTGTCTTTCTTTCTATGTTTGTGTGTGTCCGTGGTAACGTGTGAGACGATCCACTATTCTGTGCGTGAAGAGAAGAAAAGCGGGTCCCTAGTTGCTAATATTGCAAAGGATTTGAAACTGGATGTAGGGGAATTGTCTGGTCGCAGTGCCCGTCTGGTTTCTAAAAGCACCAAGCAATATTTTGAGCTGAACACAGGATCCGGGGATGTAATAATAAAGGAGAAGATAGACCGTGAGGATCTGTGCGGACAGAGTGACCCGTGTTTGCTGCAATTTGAAATtgtgttggaaaatccactgcagCTGTACCGAATGGAAGTGCAGATAGATGATGTGAATGACAATAACCCTAAATTCTCTAAAAATGAATTCGTTTTAAAAATGCCGGAACTGATCCCCATAAACACCCGCTTCCCCTTAGAAAGGGCCCAAGATTCAGACATAGGAACAAACAACATCCAGAGCTACGCAATCAGCACTAATGAGCACTTCAGCCTGGATGTGCATTCCTGGGGAGACGGCAGTAAATACGCCGAGCTGGTGTTAGAGAAACAATTAGATCGGGAGGAGCAGGCGCAGTTGATGCTGATTCTCACAGCTGCCGATGGGGGCCTGCCACAAAGAACCGGCACAGCCCAAATACGCATTAATGTGCTTGATACCAACGATAACTTCCCCCAGTTTAGTCAGTCAGTGTACAAGGTGCAGTTAATGGAAAATAGTCCTCAGGACACTTTGGTCACTAAGGTTGAAGCTAGTGATTTGGATCAAGGTTCAAATGCAGAAATCACCTATTCATTCGGGCAGGTCCCCGAGCGAGTCCTCAAATTATTTCAGCTCAATCAGTTCACTGGCGAAATCACTGTTTTGGGGATAATTGATTTTGAAGACGCAGAAATGTATGAAGTAGAAGTTCAGGCCACGGATGGTGGGGGGTTTTCTTCGCGCTGCAAAGTCCTGGTGGAGATCGAGGACATGAATGACAACGCCCCGGAAGTGACGCTGACGTCCCTCAGCAGCACCATACCCGAGGACTCCTCCCCTGAGACAGTGGTGGCCCTGTTCAGTGTGAGAGACCGAGACTCCGGGGACAATGGCAGAACGGTCTGCTCCATTCAGGACAATGTCCCTTTTGCTTTAAAATCGACCCTGAAGAATTATTACGAGCTTGTTACACAAAAGCCCCTGGACCGAGAGAAAGTGCCTGAGTATAACATAAGCATCACAGCCACAGACCGGGGGACTCCGAGGCTCACCTCAGTGAGGATCATCCGTGTTCAGCTATCGGATATTAATGACAACCCCCCTGTATTTAATGAAAGTTCGTACGTCATGTACCTGAAGGAGAACAACCACCCGGGCCTGTTGATTGGAACTGTCCATGCTGCTGACCTGGACACAGAGCAGAATGCCAAAGTGACATATTCGGCGTTGCCTGGCAACATCGGtgacccccccttctcctcctccatctccataAACTCCGAAAAGGGGAATGTGTACGCTCTGCAGTCTCTGGATTATGAGCAAACGAGGGATTTCCAGGTTACAGTGAGAGCTGCAGATGGCGGGTCCCCTCCACTGAGCTCTGAAGTCATTGTCCGAGTTGTGATAATTGATGAAAATGACAACGCCCCCTTCATTTTATACCCTCTACAGAACAGCAGCTCCCCCGCTAATGACCTGGTTCCCAGATCAGCGGAGGCGGGTTACCTGGTGACGAAGGTGGTAGCTGTGGATGGAGATTCCGGTCAGAATTCTTGGCTTTCCTACCAGCTGCTCAAGGCTACAGACCCAGGTCTCTTCGCTGTGGGTCTCCAAACCGGGGAAGTAAAAACCAGCAGGCCTATAACGAGCCCAGACTCTGTTAAACAGAAACTTATCGTCCTGGTTAGAGACAACGGAGAGCCGCCCAGATCCGCCACCTCGACGCTTAATGTGCTTCTGGTGGATGGGTTTTCAGACGCCTACATGCAGTTACTGGATGTACCACAAGAAGAGGAGCAGCAGGACACATTAACCCTGTATTTAGTCATTTCTTTGTCTTTCGTTTCATTCCTTTTTCTGGTTTGTGTGGTAACAATTATCGCCATCCGGCTATACAAGACAAGGCAGTGCCGAGAGCGGTATGTTCCATCGTCCAGGAACTTTTATTTTGAGCCCAACTTCCCCACAAATCCTACGGACCCGAGAAGCACTGGGACTCTCCCTCAATCTTATTGTTATGAGGTTTGCTTGACAACTGGGTCTGGCACAAGCGAATTTAAATTTCTGAGGCCGCTGGTACCGTCCCTAACCGCTGATCCAAGCGCTGCAGGAAGGTCAGTTCTTGACTCTCAGATTAACTCTCAGcttaaggaggagaaagaatctCTGAGAGAGGTGAGTGCCTATTTCACTCCATTTGCATCAATACCTTGCTTGAATATGTTTGTTTCTGCTGCTATGAAAATTTCTTATATTATTTCCATAAATTTCTGGAGATGTTTTTTCTTCGGGAGCTTTTTCTGTAGTTGATACATTTTTTCCGACTTGTATGATGTTCAGGCTAATATATTTGTACTTAATTCCTTTTTTTATGTTATGCTCTTTTCCTCTCTAAAAGGCCATTCTTCAAAATGTGATATTGTCTGTGTGCAGACTCTCTGAGCTCTGCAAAGAAAGATTGAAGCTTGTCAAAGGAAAATTATAAAAGTAATTGTTTATCTATTTATCAAGAATGCAATAATAGCAGAATTATGTGACCTAGATTGCGAGTTCTGCATGGAATCTGAAATGTTACAAAGAATCTGAGCGTGTCCTTCCTTCTTCAGTAGTATTTTTGGAGGTAATCTATATGAGGTGCAAGTTTTAGGGTTACTGCATGAAGGTGAAAAGACAGAGATCAGGGAAACCTTAAAGTAAAATAGAAGTATCTAAGGGAGGGATctcccaacccctccccagaATTTCCCCATTATCCCACTCCACAGTGGTCATTATTTATATGCGGTGTTGCCAGTTTAGTCcttggttggaaatttgaattgaaacatAACATatactttaaaagcatataaagcatatgataaaatacttgtacctgaaaaagcataagaagtttaaaaagtatgaacaaagacCAGCTGCCTCACCTAGCTATTGTTTTTTATGACAGTTTTGGTGCCTTCAGTTCAGTGATGCTGACCAACCtaataatttgaaattataatttgtaagcaaggtctgaatgagctctcccctgacagctagtgatgagctgggctATGCAGAGGGGAAGGCATCAGggccagactgtatttacatgaacacacctattCTGCCTCAGTATCCAGCAGACGAGCtgtgttgccaaagtgatcagatttggctggtgttgggttacaaatcactttagtaatGAATgtgggggtaatgaaatgttatctttattgtatgaataaagggcaaCAGAACTGTACTTGATCTGTCCTGAGAAGGGTGACctaagtgcttaatttgtgctagggctgagccctggcacatgTAGTCTGGGCAGTTCATAGCTCTGGAACCTATGGGCTTGCCatatcagttatgaaagtaaaaaacttGCTTGAGCTCTGACacatctttcattacaaattaagcactagtcaccctcaactgaaccgCACTCACTAAGCAGAGAGTGTGGATGTCAGATCtcagtggagagagaaagggaggggataggtgttttgcttggtggtctgggctctgcctaagagtcACAGCACCATTTGACCTGGCCCTTCCCCTGTTTAAAGATAAAGCTTTTTAGGCTACATGgagagtattttgtttttttttttttagtgaccactagagctgaaatcactgataatcaggtctaagtgctcagacctgctgtgggacagtgtttcagTGGAAGAGACAGCtcagcctgcactagcagtgaggttcccttACTGAGGgatgaaatcactgagagctgggtggaatcTTGGGAGACCGATTTGCAGAGGTCACAGtgccaggtggcagcagaaggtggcagcacagggccatTGGCGACAGAGCAGTGGACTGAATGGTGGCACAATGCACAAGAGTTGACAGAGTGAGTGACCTGAGTGAGTGGTGAGTGGCTGAAGGAATGAACAAGGTGCCTTCTCTCCCCTACCATGCAGGATGAGAGGTGAACTCATGCAAAAGCACCtgtgaactctgggtctccactgaccaaggacaacaattATGAATGGGGTtcagtggagagagaaaggaggggcatgttaaaagaacatttgtttgttttagtaaCTTTGTGCCAGAATGCTAGGTTTGTGCCTGGGAAACTTATACATTTCCTGCTAGGCCAAGATTTTTGAAATGTATTATTTCCCAAGGTTCTTATCTCACCTTGTTGCTATCTCGAGAGGTCCTTATCTTGGGAAGTTtttgtactaaacatttttattattatacattattttttacataagaacataaaaacagccatactgtgttggaccaatggtccatctagcccagtatcctgtcttccaactgtggtcaataccaggtgcttcagagggaatgaacagaacaggaaatcattaagcgattcatcccctgtcgcccactcccagtttctggcaaacagaggctagggacactcagaacatggtatggcatccctgcccatcctggcaaatagccattggtgaagggctggccttaccataaGGTGAACTGAGACGGCCGCCttaggtgccagactgtgggggtgcgccactaggacccagagtgaagaaaattgtgtctgctgctggtgcatatgtattctctctcaTAACAGGTgtgcaggagaaaaggtgagagggaataataGAAAGCAGCAGGACCTGCAGggagtgagaggaggaggagcctcttatgtacctctctagtacccccaggagcctggactgattaacaccagcttctcttCCTGTTtcttgctgcttccctgaacccacttgaggagaacaggcagtcaactgaagtagtaggagccagttaggcccttaagacactgatatcttccctcactcaggccctgctaccagcctgcttatttgtccccttcaactgagtgctcagagccactatagctggcacagaacagcagtcatgagtgaaagaagaaaacgcccctctggggcagcattcagaaaaagaaagaaagcaaaggaagcttttctatctaagcagaaaGGAGCTCTACTGAGATACATAggcacaaatgttcatggtgcgccttccggccccagtaaggatgtgagtggtgaggagatgcctgatcttccagttagtcagagtgcaggtgacctggcagcttctgaagcatccatatctccatctcaaatggatgtaaccatgcataTTCCTGAAGAAAACTGTAGGTCacagaagagtgtggtggaggcgcaagaaacagctgctgctgagtttaattccttaagtctagatgatccaggactatgaacccacttgagcagtagcctgagggacttccttgtgctgcatgggccacagcaagtgaaaaacttcatgttccccaaagacaatgaaaatagaaggttccatccaacacattactggcgtgaaatccccaatggtgacaaagtggagaggccatggcttatgtactcaaaaacccagactgctgcatactgtttttgttggaaactcctgcagtctaatgttccagccacattgggttctccaggaataaaggactggaaaaatctggctagaaatctggcatgccatgagaaggcagcaaatcaccagagagcattcgtAGGTGGAAAGaacttgagatgagactaaggttaaaggccaccatagatgatcaacatcaagagaagattgcatcagggtctctttactggccaaatgttctgaaaaggctcattgccattgtgagaatgcttgctacccaaaacctagcacttcagatcagctgtatgtgccaaacaatggaaacttccttaaaattgtggagctgacggctgagtttgatgctgtactccaggagcatctaacaagagtcaccacccaagaaatgtacacacaccactaccttggaaaaacaattcaaaatgagatcatacagttactggcaacaataGTTAAatagaagattgtggcagatctgaagtcagcaagatattactctgttattctggacggcacacctgacatcagccatatggaacaaatgactttaaaggtgcgttttgtaacaagaacagaacctagtgaaaatgtccctgcaatgatgactgtcagagagcattttgtagaattcattgacattgatgatactacaggagctgatatgacaaatgtgcttcttaaaaagctggaagatacgggaattgcgatagctgacatgagaggtcagggctacgataatgatgccaacatgagaggaaagaacagaggagtgtaGACACGGATTCGAGAGTTAAACCCTccagctttttttgtcccatgcggttctcattcattgaacttggtggtcagtgatgcagcatcaggttctagtgaggctgctgaattttttaatgtaattcaaagcatctatgtatttttctctgcatcaactcatcaatggcaaattttgaagcaacatctgggaacatcctctctgaccctgaaaccactgagtgccacacgatgggaaagtcgagtggaggcgataaagcctaccAGAAACACagttgggaagatagatgattccatagttgccattatggaggataatgctatgacaggaactgttcttgggagaacagtggcagagggaaatggaatcaccagaaacatacataacttcaaatttctgtgtggcttagtgttgtggcatgacatactgtttgaaataaatgttgtaagcaagagactccaaggagttgaccttgatatatctggagcaatggaacaactggacaaagcaaagtcataccgatagtcttaccggtcagaggagggatttcaaaatgttgtgaagagtgcacagaattggcagaggaacttcacgctgaagctattttcccacccattcaagaatacaagagtcaccgaagaagaagacattttgattccGAGGCACGAGATAGTCCCATAAgaaaccccaaacaacaattcaaagttgaattctttaaccagttgctagattgtgcaatacagtcagttgaagaacatttcatgcagctcaaggaacataGTATATTttggatgttgtatgatattccaaaactcctcactgtacctgaacaagacctacaccagcaatgcagggcactagagacagtgttgacacatgaggacatgcacgatattgatgcgagtgatttaggtgatgaattGAGAGGCcatttcaagatacatttcagcaggaccaactccaaaggctgttctggaatatttgtgcacaaataagatgaccaccctcatTCCAAATGCTTTtattgctctgcgcatacttctaacacttcctgtaatggttgccagtggagaatgcagcttctccaagttgaagttaataaaaacacatctacactccacaatgacacaggagaggctggtcagctTTGTAACcgtctcaatagagcatgagctggcccagactgtggaccttcagcaggaagcagttcaaatctttgcaaccaagaaggcacggaaagcaccactttgattattcaaacagataaaaatgccagtgtttactatgcagacaagaaaagttacatttgctgttcaaatttttgaacaaggcattttaagttgttag
This window of the Eretmochelys imbricata isolate rEreImb1 chromosome 8, rEreImb1.hap1, whole genome shotgun sequence genome carries:
- the LOC144269093 gene encoding protocadherin beta-16-like, producing the protein METRSRKRQVVSFFLCLCVSVVTCETIHYSVREEKKSGSLVANIAKDLKLDVGELSGRSARLVSKSTKQYFELNTGSGDVIIKEKIDREDLCGQSDPCLLQFEIVLENPLQLYRMEVQIDDVNDNNPKFSKNEFVLKMPELIPINTRFPLERAQDSDIGTNNIQSYAISTNEHFSLDVHSWGDGSKYAELVLEKQLDREEQAQLMLILTAADGGLPQRTGTAQIRINVLDTNDNFPQFSQSVYKVQLMENSPQDTLVTKVEASDLDQGSNAEITYSFGQVPERVLKLFQLNQFTGEITVLGIIDFEDAEMYEVEVQATDGGGFSSRCKVLVEIEDMNDNAPEVTLTSLSSTIPEDSSPETVVALFSVRDRDSGDNGRTVCSIQDNVPFALKSTLKNYYELVTQKPLDREKVPEYNISITATDRGTPRLTSVRIIRVQLSDINDNPPVFNESSYVMYLKENNHPGLLIGTVHAADLDTEQNAKVTYSALPGNIGDPPFSSSISINSEKGNVYALQSLDYEQTRDFQVTVRAADGGSPPLSSEVIVRVVIIDENDNAPFILYPLQNSSSPANDLVPRSAEAGYLVTKVVAVDGDSGQNSWLSYQLLKATDPGLFAVGLQTGEVKTSRPITSPDSVKQKLIVLVRDNGEPPRSATSTLNVLLVDGFSDAYMQLLDVPQEEEQQDTLTLYLVISLSFVSFLFLVCVVTIIAIRLYKTRQCRERYVPSSRNFYFEPNFPTNPTDPRSTGTLPQSYCYEVCLTTGSGTSEFKFLRPLVPNFVPEC